The Blastomonas fulva genome contains a region encoding:
- a CDS encoding nucleoside deaminase, protein MTLDNARKFAEQALELARQAAALGEVPVGAIVVHQGRVIGQGHNQPRALNDPTAHAEIMAIRAACAALGTDRLTGCDLWVTLEPCAMCAGAIAHARIARLHYAASDPKGGAVEHGPRLFQQPTVLHKPEVYAGVGAEDAAALLKAFFAERR, encoded by the coding sequence ATGACGCTGGACAATGCCCGAAAATTTGCCGAGCAGGCGCTGGAACTGGCCCGTCAGGCGGCAGCATTGGGCGAAGTGCCCGTCGGCGCCATCGTCGTTCATCAGGGCAGGGTGATCGGCCAGGGCCACAATCAGCCCCGCGCGCTCAACGATCCCACCGCGCATGCCGAGATCATGGCCATCCGTGCCGCGTGCGCTGCGCTCGGAACCGACCGGCTTACGGGATGCGATCTGTGGGTGACGCTGGAGCCATGCGCGATGTGCGCGGGGGCCATTGCCCACGCCCGGATCGCAAGGCTGCATTATGCTGCGAGCGATCCCAAGGGCGGGGCGGTGGAGCATGGCCCGCGGCTGTTCCAGCAGCCTACCGTGCTGCACAAGCCCGAGGTCTATGCTGGGGTTGGCGCAGAAGATGCGGCAGCGCTGCTCAAGGCGTTTTTTGCCGAGCGCCGATAA